One Podospora pseudopauciseta strain CBS 411.78 chromosome 4, whole genome shotgun sequence genomic window, CTGGATCGGGACCGGCTGGACGACGATGGAGTTATCGGAAACGCAACGCGGCAACGTGTGGTAATGATAGTTTTGATGGGATTCGTCCTGGTCTTTCATGTACGCTTAGGCGATGGGTTTCGGTAGTTTTCAATTGATTTTGTAGTTTTCACTTTTGCGCTGTGATAGTAGTGACAGTAGTGATCGTCAGTGATTCGATATCATCATgtatatctatatatatgTTCAGTAGTCGATGAGACCATCATCAGCCGTGCAGTGCATATCAAGTGAGGACCCTGGTGGCCAGCTGACAGGGGGTTAATTAAGCTTTGCGGGGAACAGGCTTGGACCGCATGCACTTTAGTGGGTCAACTGTGTAATCTTATCTTATCGGCCAGGCGCGATAAGAGAAATTCAGAGGACTGACAGCTCCAAAATTTTCGGGGCCCCTCTGGTTGGCGAATGCCTgcgcgctgctgctggaacacttcctccctcccccaaaaaaacGTTCTTTGCCGTGCATCGCAAACCAGTCCcatccatcaacaccaactcTCTCACAACGCAACCATGAAGCGCAAACTCAACCAAGACGACGAGCCACCAGCGGCCGATGCGGCCGCCGTTGCCGAaccagaaaagaaaaaggaaaaaaaggaaaagaaagagaagaatgcggtcgagaaagaaaaagagctGAGCTTTTCCGAGCTGGGACTAGATCCCAGATTGGTCCAGGCGGTTGCGAAGCTCGGGTTTGAGAAGCCGACCTTGGTGCAGAGGAGAGCGATCCCGCTTGCGCtcaagggggaggatgttcTCTGCAAGGCCAAGACGGGGAGTGGGAAGACGGCGGCGTATGTGCTGCCTGTGTTGCAGgggattttggggaggaagaaggtaCGTTTTCtcgggggaaaggggaggagggattggaAGGGAATGCTAATcttggggggggtgggggggatgatAGACCGACAACACACCCACCACGGCGGGCCTGATCCTCGTACCGACGCGCGAACTCGCCGACCAAGTCCACAAGGCGATCGAGGAGTTTTCGGCCTTTTGCGCAAAGGATGTGACGGCGGCGAAGTTGACGGAGAATGTTTCTGATGCTGTTCAGAGGAGCTTGTTGGCCAACGTGCCGGATGTGGTTGTTTCCACGCCTGCCCGGGCGTGGAAGAGTGTCGACTCGGGCGCGCTTTCGGTCGCGAATCTTCAGTACCTTGTGCTTGACGAGGCggatcttgtcttgtcttaTGGGTATGATGAGGACATGGAGAATCTGGCGAGGTCGATGCCGAAGGGGGTGCAGACTACCATGATGTCTGCGACGCTTTTGTCGGCGGAGCTGGACACGCTGAAGGGGATTTTCTGCAGGAACCCGACGCTGCTGGAtttgaaggaggagtttggggaggaggatgaaaaGTTGACGCAGTATTATGTCAGGACCGGGGAGGATGACAAGTGGCTGATTAGCTACTTGATCTTTAAGCTGCAGCTGATCAAGGGACCTTGCTTGATTTTTGTGGCGGATATTGACAGGAGTTATCGGCTGAAGCTGTTTTTTGAGCAGTTTTCTATCAGGAGCTGTATCCTCAACTCGGAGCTGCCGGTCAACACGAGGATCAAGGTGATTGAGGAGTTTAACAAGGGAATT contains:
- the DBP9 gene encoding ATP-dependent DNA/RNA helicase (COG:A; EggNog:ENOG503NUDU), with product MPARCCWNTSSLPQKNVLCRASQTSPIHQHQLSHNATMKRKLNQDDEPPAADAAAVAEPEKKKEKKEKKEKNAVEKEKELSFSELGLDPRLVQAVAKLGFEKPTLVQRRAIPLALKGEDVLCKAKTGSGKTAAYVLPVLQGILGRKKTDNTPTTAGLILVPTRELADQVHKAIEEFSAFCAKDVTAAKLTENVSDAVQRSLLANVPDVVVSTPARAWKSVDSGALSVANLQYLVLDEADLVLSYGYDEDMENLARSMPKGVQTTMMSATLLSAELDTLKGIFCRNPTLLDLKEEFGEEDEKLTQYYVRTGEDDKWLISYLIFKLQLIKGPCLIFVADIDRSYRLKLFFEQFSIRSCILNSELPVNTRIKVIEEFNKGIYDIIIASDERSEVFGDEKEEETKEEGEGEEKKGKKKGGRKGKRDEEYGVSRGIDFKNVAAVVNFDLPTSASSYTHRIGRTARAGRTGIAMSFVVPKELFGKHKPTSIKSCEKDEKVLAKIVRAQGKMNRKLEPYNFSKEQMEAFRYRMNDALRAVTKVAIREARTRELRQELLRSETLKRYFEENPAELSHLRHDGELGHKARQQAHLKHVPDYLLPKEAKKEITKGSVGFVPFKKVDKDKKHRGKFGAKGKGRSFKVGGGRKGDPLKTFKVRRKK